One genomic window of Burkholderia diffusa includes the following:
- a CDS encoding AMP-binding protein: MAADLGKGAPIAPENGLSYVRGATDVPLSEATIGRFLLDTAGRFPDRPAVVFREQGIRWNWRTFAHEIDVLAAGLAALGIAKGDCVGIWSPNRSEWLLTQFATARIGAILVNINPAYRLAELEYALNKVGCKAVIAAERFKTSAYVEMLQTIAPELASATPGDLHAARVPSLRTVVSMGEVAPAGMFRFADVMARGRDTLDVARLDAIGATLAATDPINIQFTSGTTGSPKGATLTHRNVVNNARSIAMAMRFSEQDSLCIPVPLYHCFGMVLAVLACVSKGAAMVFPGEAFDPVATLAAVAEERCTALHGVPTMFIAELDHPDFAKFDLSTLRTGIMAGSPCPIETMKRVVSQMHLSEITIAYGMTETSPVSFQSSTDDPLEKRTTTVGRIQPHLEVKIVDPNGEIVPVGATGELCTKGYSVMLGYWDDDAKTREVLVDGWMHTGDLATLDADGYCNIVGRLKDMVIRGGENVYPREIEEFLFRHPKIQSAQVFGVPDAKYGEELCAWIVLRAGEQMTEDDVRAFCNGQIAHYKIPRYIRFVDELPMTVTGKVQKFVMRQQMIEELKLAVQKTA, encoded by the coding sequence ATGGCAGCAGACCTTGGCAAGGGGGCGCCGATCGCGCCCGAAAACGGACTGTCGTACGTGCGCGGCGCGACCGACGTGCCGCTATCCGAAGCGACGATCGGCCGGTTCCTGCTCGACACGGCGGGCCGCTTTCCCGATCGTCCGGCCGTCGTGTTCCGCGAGCAGGGCATTCGCTGGAACTGGCGCACGTTCGCGCACGAGATCGATGTGCTCGCGGCGGGCCTCGCCGCGCTCGGGATCGCGAAGGGCGACTGCGTCGGCATCTGGTCGCCGAACCGCAGCGAATGGCTGCTCACGCAGTTCGCGACCGCGCGCATCGGCGCCATCCTCGTCAACATCAACCCGGCCTACCGCCTCGCGGAACTCGAATACGCGCTGAACAAGGTCGGCTGCAAGGCCGTGATCGCGGCCGAGCGCTTCAAGACGTCCGCGTACGTCGAGATGCTGCAGACCATCGCACCGGAGCTCGCGAGCGCGACGCCGGGCGACCTGCATGCGGCGCGCGTGCCGAGCCTGCGCACGGTCGTGTCGATGGGCGAGGTCGCGCCGGCCGGCATGTTTCGCTTCGCGGACGTGATGGCGCGCGGCCGCGACACGCTCGATGTCGCGCGGCTCGACGCGATCGGCGCGACGCTGGCGGCCACCGATCCGATCAACATCCAGTTCACCAGCGGCACGACCGGCAGCCCGAAGGGTGCGACGCTCACGCACCGCAACGTCGTCAACAACGCCCGCTCGATCGCGATGGCGATGCGGTTCAGCGAGCAGGATTCGCTTTGCATCCCGGTGCCGCTGTATCACTGCTTCGGGATGGTGCTGGCCGTGCTCGCGTGCGTGTCGAAGGGCGCGGCGATGGTGTTCCCCGGCGAGGCGTTCGATCCGGTCGCGACGCTCGCGGCCGTCGCCGAAGAACGCTGCACCGCGCTGCACGGCGTGCCGACGATGTTCATCGCGGAACTCGATCATCCGGACTTCGCGAAATTCGACCTGTCGACGCTGCGCACCGGGATCATGGCCGGCTCGCCGTGCCCGATCGAGACGATGAAGCGCGTCGTGTCGCAGATGCATTTGTCGGAGATCACGATCGCGTACGGAATGACGGAGACGAGCCCCGTGTCGTTCCAGAGCTCGACCGACGACCCGCTCGAGAAGCGCACGACGACGGTCGGCCGGATCCAGCCGCATCTGGAGGTGAAGATCGTCGACCCGAACGGCGAGATCGTGCCGGTCGGCGCGACGGGCGAGCTGTGCACGAAGGGGTATTCGGTGATGCTCGGCTACTGGGACGATGACGCGAAGACACGCGAGGTGCTGGTCGACGGGTGGATGCATACGGGCGACCTCGCGACGCTCGACGCCGACGGCTACTGCAACATCGTCGGCCGCCTGAAGGACATGGTGATCCGCGGGGGCGAGAACGTGTATCCGCGCGAGATCGAGGAATTCCTGTTCAGGCATCCGAAGATTCAGAGTGCGCAGGTGTTCGGCGTGCCCGATGCGAAATACGGCGAGGAGCTGTGCGCGTGGATCGTGCTGCGCGCGGGCGAGCAGATGACGGAGGACGACGTGCGCGCGTTCTGCAACGGCCAGATCGCGCACTACAAGATTCCGCGCTACATCCGCTTCGTCGACGAGCTGCCGATGACCGTGACGGGCAAGGTGCAGAAGTTCGTGATGCGTCAGCAGATGATCGAAGAACTGAAGCTCGCCGTGCAGAAGACCGCGTGA
- a CDS encoding transporter substrate-binding domain-containing protein, with the protein MKTFATLATLTAAVFCCAAAYAQGTTTTATPSAAAAGSRLDDVIARGTLRVCTTGDYKPYSYYRTDGRFEGIDIDMAESLAKSLGVKADFVKTSWSNLTNDFVAKCDIAVGGVSTTLERQKRVFFTQPYVVDGKTPIVRCADADKYQTVAQIDRPETRVIVNPGGTNERFAKQFFTHANLSVYPDNVTIFKQILAGKADVMVTDASETLLQQKLNPGLCSVHPDKPFQFGEKAYMVPRGDVVFQQYVDQWLHLALSSGEYQAISDKWLK; encoded by the coding sequence ATGAAGACATTCGCCACGCTGGCCACGCTCACCGCTGCCGTGTTCTGCTGCGCCGCCGCGTACGCGCAGGGTACGACCACGACGGCAACGCCGAGCGCAGCGGCCGCCGGCTCGCGGCTCGACGACGTGATCGCGCGCGGCACGCTGCGCGTGTGCACGACGGGCGACTACAAGCCGTATTCGTACTACCGGACGGATGGCCGCTTCGAGGGCATCGACATCGACATGGCCGAATCGCTCGCGAAATCGCTCGGCGTGAAGGCCGATTTCGTGAAGACGAGCTGGTCGAACCTCACCAACGACTTCGTCGCGAAGTGCGACATCGCGGTGGGCGGCGTGTCGACGACGCTCGAGCGCCAGAAGCGCGTGTTCTTCACGCAGCCGTACGTGGTCGATGGCAAGACGCCGATCGTGCGCTGTGCGGACGCCGACAAATACCAGACCGTCGCGCAGATCGACCGGCCCGAAACCCGCGTGATCGTGAACCCCGGCGGCACCAACGAGCGCTTCGCGAAGCAGTTCTTCACCCATGCGAACCTGAGCGTCTATCCGGACAACGTGACGATCTTCAAGCAGATCCTCGCGGGCAAGGCGGACGTGATGGTGACGGATGCGTCCGAGACGCTGCTGCAGCAAAAGCTGAATCCGGGCCTGTGCTCCGTGCATCCGGACAAGCCGTTCCAGTTCGGCGAAAAGGCGTACATGGTGCCGCGCGGGGACGTCGTGTTCCAGCAGTACGTCGATCAATGGCTGCACCTGGCGCTATCGTCCGGCGAATACCAGGCGATCTCCGACAAGTGGTTGAAGTGA
- the atpE gene encoding F0F1 ATP synthase subunit C yields the protein MQAYIANIQGLTAIGIGIIIGLGAIGACIGIALMGGKYIEACARQPELINPLQTKMFLLAGLIDAAFLIGVGVAMLFAFANPLLSKLAG from the coding sequence ATGCAAGCTTACATCGCCAACATCCAGGGTCTGACCGCCATCGGTATCGGCATCATCATCGGCCTGGGTGCAATCGGCGCCTGTATCGGTATCGCGCTGATGGGTGGCAAGTACATCGAAGCCTGCGCACGTCAGCCGGAACTCATCAACCCGCTGCAAACGAAGATGTTCCTGCTGGCCGGCCTGATCGACGCTGCATTCCTGATCGGCGTTGGTGTCGCAATGCTGTTCGCGTTCGCGAACCCGCTCCTGTCGAAGCTCGCAGGCTAA
- the hemE gene encoding uroporphyrinogen decarboxylase has translation MAHTLLNDTFLRALLREPTDYTPIWLMRQAGRYLPEYNATRARAGSFLGLAKNPDYATEVTLQPLERFPLDAAILFSDILTIPDAMGLGLDFQVGEGPKFAHPVRTEADVAKLAVPDIEETLGYVTGAVREIRRALTDGQGRQRVPLIGFSGSPWTLACYMVEGGGSDDFRTVKSMAYSRPDLMHRILDVNAQAVAAYLNAQIEAGAQAVMIFDTWGGALADGAYQRFSLDYIRRVVAQLKREHDGERVPVITFTKGGGLWLEEIAATGVDAVGLDWTVNLGAARERVAGRVALQGNLDPTILFAPPAAVREQARAVLDSYGNHPGHVFNLGHGISQFTSPDHVAELVDEVHTHSRKIRSGAAG, from the coding sequence GTGGCCCATACCCTGCTCAACGACACCTTCCTGCGTGCGCTTCTGCGCGAGCCGACCGACTACACGCCGATCTGGCTGATGCGCCAGGCCGGCCGCTATCTGCCCGAATACAACGCGACGCGCGCGCGCGCCGGCAGCTTCCTTGGCCTCGCGAAAAATCCCGACTACGCGACGGAAGTGACGCTGCAGCCGCTCGAGCGCTTCCCGCTCGACGCCGCGATCCTGTTCTCGGACATCCTGACGATTCCCGACGCGATGGGTCTCGGTCTCGACTTCCAGGTCGGAGAAGGGCCGAAGTTCGCGCATCCGGTGCGCACCGAGGCCGACGTCGCGAAGCTCGCGGTGCCGGACATCGAGGAGACGCTCGGCTACGTGACGGGCGCCGTGCGCGAGATCCGCCGCGCACTGACCGATGGCCAGGGCCGGCAGCGCGTGCCGTTGATCGGCTTCTCCGGCAGCCCGTGGACGCTCGCGTGCTACATGGTCGAGGGCGGCGGGTCGGACGATTTCCGCACGGTGAAGTCGATGGCGTATTCGCGCCCCGACCTGATGCACCGGATCCTCGACGTGAACGCGCAGGCCGTGGCCGCGTACCTGAACGCGCAGATCGAAGCCGGCGCGCAGGCCGTGATGATCTTCGATACATGGGGCGGCGCGCTGGCCGACGGCGCATACCAGCGTTTCTCGCTGGACTACATCCGTCGCGTGGTCGCGCAGCTGAAGCGCGAGCACGACGGCGAGCGCGTGCCGGTGATCACGTTCACGAAGGGCGGCGGGCTGTGGCTCGAAGAAATCGCGGCAACGGGCGTCGACGCGGTCGGGCTCGACTGGACGGTCAACCTCGGCGCCGCGCGCGAACGCGTGGCCGGGCGCGTCGCGCTGCAAGGCAACCTCGACCCGACGATCCTGTTTGCGCCGCCGGCCGCGGTGCGCGAGCAGGCGCGCGCGGTGCTCGACAGCTACGGCAATCATCCGGGCCACGTATTCAATCTCGGTCACGGCATTTCGCAGTTCACGTCGCCGGACCACGTCGCCGAACTCGTCGACGAAGTGCACACCCACAGCCGCAAGATCCGTAGCGGAGCGGCGGGCTGA
- a CDS encoding F0F1 ATP synthase subunit delta, whose product MAELATIARPYAEALFRVAEGGDIAAWSTLVQELAQVARLPEVLSVASSPKVTRTQVAELLLAAVKSPLAAGAEAKNFVQMLVDNHRIALLPEIAEQFEALKNEREGAADAEIVSAFPLNGADLESLVSGLERKFKRKLKPTVEVDSSLIGGVRVTVGDEVLDTSVRARLASMQAALTA is encoded by the coding sequence ATGGCCGAACTTGCAACCATCGCCCGCCCTTACGCAGAAGCGCTGTTCCGCGTGGCCGAGGGAGGTGACATCGCCGCCTGGTCCACGCTCGTGCAAGAGCTGGCCCAGGTTGCGCGTCTGCCGGAAGTGCTGTCGGTCGCGTCGAGCCCGAAGGTGACGCGCACGCAAGTGGCCGAGCTGCTGCTTGCTGCGGTGAAGTCGCCGCTCGCGGCCGGCGCCGAAGCGAAGAACTTCGTGCAGATGCTGGTCGACAATCATCGCATCGCGCTGCTGCCGGAAATCGCCGAGCAGTTCGAGGCGCTCAAGAACGAACGTGAAGGTGCAGCCGACGCCGAGATCGTGAGCGCGTTCCCGCTGAACGGCGCGGATCTCGAAAGCCTCGTCTCTGGCCTCGAACGCAAGTTCAAGCGCAAGCTGAAGCCGACGGTCGAAGTCGATTCGTCGCTGATCGGCGGCGTGCGCGTGACGGTCGGCGACGAAGTGCTCGACACCTCGGTTCGCGCGCGCCTCGCATCGATGCAGGCTGCCTTGACCGCCTGA
- the atpD gene encoding F0F1 ATP synthase subunit beta: MSTAALVEGKIVQCIGAVIDVEFPRESMPKIYDALILDGSELTLEVQQQLGDGVVRTICLGASDGLRRGLTVKNTAKPISVPVGKPTLGRIMDVLGRPIDEAGPIESEHTRSIHQKAPAFDELSPSTELLETGIKVIDLICPFAKGGKVGLFGGAGVGKTVNMMELINNIAKEHGGYSVFAGVGERTREGNDFYHEMKDSNVLDKVALVYGQMNEPPGNRLRVALTGLTMAEHFRDEGLDVLFFVDNIYRFTLAGTEVSALLGRMPSAVGYQPTLAEEMGKLQERITSTKKGSITSVQAVYVPADDLTDPSPATTFGHLDATVVLSRDIASLGIYPAVDPLDSTSRQIDPNVIGEEHYTITRRVQQTLQRYKELRDIIAILGMDELSPEDKLSVARARKIQRFLSQPFHVAEVFTGSPGKYVPLKETIRGFKMIVDGECDHLPEQAFYMVGTIDEAFEKAKKIQ; the protein is encoded by the coding sequence ATGAGTACTGCTGCTTTGGTAGAAGGCAAGATCGTACAGTGCATCGGCGCCGTTATCGACGTGGAATTCCCGCGCGAAAGCATGCCGAAGATCTACGACGCGCTCATTCTCGATGGCTCGGAACTGACGCTCGAAGTCCAGCAGCAGCTGGGCGACGGCGTGGTCCGTACCATTTGTCTGGGTGCATCCGACGGCCTGCGCCGCGGCCTGACCGTGAAGAACACGGCGAAGCCGATTTCGGTGCCGGTCGGCAAGCCGACCCTCGGTCGTATCATGGACGTGCTCGGCCGTCCGATCGACGAGGCCGGCCCGATCGAGAGCGAACATACGCGTTCGATCCACCAGAAGGCTCCGGCGTTCGACGAACTGTCGCCGTCGACCGAACTGCTCGAAACGGGTATCAAGGTCATCGACCTGATCTGCCCGTTCGCGAAGGGCGGCAAGGTTGGCCTGTTCGGCGGTGCTGGCGTGGGCAAGACCGTCAACATGATGGAGCTCATCAACAACATCGCGAAGGAACACGGCGGTTACTCCGTGTTCGCGGGCGTGGGCGAGCGTACCCGTGAAGGGAACGACTTCTACCACGAAATGAAGGACTCGAACGTTCTCGACAAGGTCGCGCTGGTGTACGGCCAGATGAACGAGCCGCCGGGCAACCGTCTGCGCGTCGCGCTGACCGGCCTGACGATGGCCGAGCACTTCCGTGACGAAGGCCTCGACGTGCTGTTCTTCGTCGACAACATCTACCGTTTCACGCTGGCCGGTACCGAAGTGTCGGCACTGCTCGGCCGTATGCCGTCGGCAGTGGGCTATCAGCCGACGCTGGCTGAAGAAATGGGCAAGCTGCAGGAACGCATCACGTCGACCAAGAAGGGCTCGATCACGTCGGTCCAGGCCGTCTACGTCCCTGCCGACGACTTGACCGACCCGTCGCCGGCAACCACCTTCGGCCACCTGGACGCAACCGTCGTTCTGTCGCGTGACATCGCTTCGCTGGGTATCTACCCGGCAGTCGACCCGCTCGACTCGACGTCGCGCCAGATCGACCCGAACGTGATCGGTGAAGAGCACTACACGATCACCCGTCGCGTTCAGCAGACGCTGCAGCGCTACAAGGAACTGCGCGACATCATCGCGATTCTGGGCATGGACGAACTGTCGCCGGAAGACAAGCTGTCGGTCGCACGTGCGCGTAAGATCCAGCGTTTCCTGTCGCAGCCGTTCCACGTCGCTGAAGTGTTCACGGGCTCGCCGGGCAAGTACGTGCCGCTGAAGGAAACGATCCGTGGCTTCAAGATGATCGTCGACGGCGAGTGCGACCACCTGCCGGAACAGGCGTTCTACATGGTCGGCACGATCGACGAAGCCTTCGAAAAGGCCAAGAAGATCCAGTAA
- the atpG gene encoding F0F1 ATP synthase subunit gamma — translation MAGMKEIRGKIKSVQNTRKITKAMEMVAASKMRRAQERMRAARPYADKVRAIAAHMSRANPEYRHPFMVANDGAKTAGIILVTTDKGLCGGLNTNVLRATVQKFKELEEKGQKVEATAIGGKGLGFLNRFGAKVMSQVVHLGDTPHLDKLIGAVKTQLDLYSEGKLSAVYIAYTRFVNTMKQEAVIEQLLPLSSDHFDADDGTPATSWDYIYEPDAQAVVDELLVRYVEALVYQAVAENMASEQSARMVAMKAASDNAKTVISELQLVYNKSRQAAITKELSEIVGGAAAV, via the coding sequence ATGGCTGGAATGAAGGAAATTCGCGGCAAGATCAAGAGCGTGCAGAACACGCGCAAGATCACGAAGGCGATGGAGATGGTGGCCGCATCGAAGATGCGCCGCGCGCAGGAACGCATGCGCGCCGCTCGTCCGTACGCGGACAAGGTCCGTGCCATCGCCGCGCACATGAGCCGCGCGAACCCGGAGTACCGCCACCCGTTCATGGTGGCAAACGACGGCGCGAAGACGGCCGGCATCATCCTCGTCACGACGGACAAGGGTCTTTGCGGCGGTCTGAACACCAACGTGCTGCGTGCGACGGTGCAGAAGTTCAAGGAGCTGGAAGAGAAGGGCCAGAAGGTCGAAGCCACCGCGATCGGCGGCAAGGGCCTCGGGTTCCTGAACCGCTTCGGCGCGAAGGTGATGTCGCAGGTCGTGCACCTCGGCGACACCCCGCATCTGGACAAGCTGATCGGCGCCGTGAAGACGCAGCTCGATCTGTACTCGGAAGGCAAGCTGTCGGCGGTCTATATCGCTTACACGCGCTTCGTCAACACGATGAAGCAGGAAGCCGTGATCGAGCAGCTGCTGCCGCTGTCGTCGGACCACTTCGATGCCGATGACGGTACGCCGGCCACGTCGTGGGACTACATCTACGAGCCGGACGCGCAGGCAGTCGTCGACGAACTGCTCGTGCGTTACGTCGAGGCGCTGGTGTACCAGGCCGTCGCGGAGAACATGGCGTCCGAGCAATCGGCGCGGATGGTCGCGATGAAGGCCGCGTCCGACAACGCGAAGACGGTGATCAGCGAACTGCAGCTCGTATACAACAAGAGCCGCCAGGCCGCGATTACGAAAGAACTGTCGGAGATCGTCGGCGGCGCAGCCGCTGTTTAA
- the atpA gene encoding F0F1 ATP synthase subunit alpha, with amino-acid sequence MQLNPSEISELIKSRIQGLEASADVRNQGTVISVTDGIVRIHGLSDVMQGEMLEFPGNTFGLALNLERDSVGAVILGEYEHISEGDIVKTTGRILEVPVGPELVGRVVDALGNPIDGKGPVNAKLTDAIEKIAPGVIWRKSVSQPVQTGIKSIDAMVPIGRGQRELIIGDRQCGKTAVALDAIINQKGKDLICIYVAIGQKASSIMNVVRKLEETGAMEYTIVVAASASDSAAMQYLAPYAGCTMGEYFRDRGQDALIIYDDLTKQAWAYRQISLLLRRPPGREAYPGDVFYLHSRLLERAARVSEEYVEKFTNGEVKGKSGSLTALPVIETQAGDVTAFVPTNVISITDGQIFLETDLFNAGIRPAINAGVSVSRVGGAAQTKVVKKLSGGIRTDLAQYRELAAFAQFASDLDEATRKQLERGRRVTELLKQPQYQPLQVWELAVSLYAANNGYLDDLDVKQVLSFEKGLRDNLKTSHADLIKRIEDTKDLSKDDEGALRAAIESFKKSGAY; translated from the coding sequence ATGCAACTCAATCCCTCTGAGATCAGCGAGCTGATCAAGAGCCGGATCCAGGGCCTTGAAGCGAGCGCAGACGTTCGCAACCAGGGCACCGTGATCTCCGTGACCGACGGTATCGTGCGCATCCACGGCCTGTCGGACGTGATGCAGGGCGAAATGCTCGAGTTTCCGGGCAACACGTTCGGCCTCGCGCTGAACCTCGAGCGCGACTCGGTCGGCGCGGTGATTCTCGGCGAATACGAACACATCTCGGAAGGCGACATCGTCAAGACGACGGGCCGCATTCTGGAAGTCCCGGTTGGTCCGGAACTCGTCGGCCGCGTGGTCGACGCGCTCGGCAACCCGATCGACGGCAAGGGCCCGGTCAACGCGAAGCTGACCGACGCGATCGAAAAGATCGCCCCGGGCGTGATCTGGCGTAAGTCGGTGTCGCAGCCGGTGCAGACGGGTATCAAGTCGATCGATGCGATGGTGCCGATCGGCCGTGGCCAGCGTGAGCTGATCATCGGCGACCGTCAGTGCGGCAAGACCGCGGTGGCGCTCGACGCGATCATCAACCAGAAGGGCAAGGACCTGATCTGTATCTACGTCGCGATCGGCCAGAAGGCTTCGTCGATCATGAACGTGGTTCGCAAGCTCGAAGAAACGGGCGCGATGGAATACACGATCGTCGTCGCCGCTTCGGCTTCGGATTCGGCAGCGATGCAGTACCTCGCACCGTACGCCGGCTGCACGATGGGCGAATACTTCCGCGACCGCGGCCAGGACGCGCTGATCATCTATGACGACTTGACCAAGCAAGCCTGGGCATACCGTCAGATCTCGCTGCTGCTGCGCCGTCCGCCGGGCCGTGAAGCATACCCGGGCGACGTGTTCTATCTGCACTCGCGTCTGCTCGAGCGCGCTGCTCGCGTGTCGGAAGAGTACGTCGAGAAGTTCACGAACGGCGAAGTGAAGGGCAAGAGCGGCTCGCTGACGGCACTGCCGGTCATCGAAACGCAGGCTGGCGACGTGACCGCGTTCGTTCCGACGAACGTGATCTCGATTACCGACGGCCAGATCTTCCTGGAAACCGACCTGTTCAACGCAGGCATCCGCCCGGCAATCAACGCCGGCGTGTCGGTGTCGCGAGTCGGTGGCGCTGCTCAGACGAAGGTCGTGAAGAAGCTGTCGGGCGGTATCCGTACCGACCTCGCACAGTACCGTGAACTGGCAGCATTCGCGCAGTTCGCATCGGACCTCGACGAGGCGACCCGCAAGCAGCTCGAGCGCGGCCGCCGCGTGACGGAACTGCTGAAGCAGCCGCAGTACCAGCCGCTGCAGGTGTGGGAACTGGCCGTGTCGCTGTACGCCGCGAACAACGGCTACCTCGACGATCTCGACGTGAAGCAAGTGCTGTCGTTCGAGAAGGGCCTGCGCGACAACCTGAAGACCAGCCACGCTGACCTCATCAAGCGCATCGAAGACACCAAGGATCTCTCGAAGGACGACGAAGGCGCGCTGCGCGCGGCGATCGAATCCTTCAAGAAGTCGGGTGCCTATTGA
- a CDS encoding F0F1 ATP synthase subunit B, giving the protein MNLNATLFAQMVVFLVLAWFTMKFVWPPLINALDERSKKIADGLAAAEKGKAELDAAHKRVDQELAQARNDGQQRIADAEKRAQAVAEEIKANAQAEAARIVAQAKAEAEQQIVKAREALRGEVAALAVKGAEQILKREVDQTAHAQLLNQLKAEL; this is encoded by the coding sequence GTGAATCTCAACGCAACTCTGTTTGCGCAAATGGTCGTGTTCCTGGTCCTCGCGTGGTTCACGATGAAATTCGTGTGGCCGCCGTTGATCAACGCCCTCGACGAACGTTCGAAGAAGATCGCCGACGGCCTCGCCGCCGCGGAGAAGGGCAAGGCGGAACTCGACGCAGCGCACAAGCGCGTGGACCAGGAACTCGCGCAGGCCCGCAACGACGGCCAGCAGCGCATCGCCGACGCTGAAAAGCGTGCACAGGCGGTCGCCGAGGAAATCAAGGCCAACGCCCAGGCTGAAGCCGCCCGCATCGTCGCCCAGGCGAAAGCGGAAGCAGAACAGCAAATCGTGAAGGCGCGCGAAGCGCTGCGTGGCGAAGTCGCCGCGCTGGCCGTGAAGGGCGCCGAGCAGATCCTGAAGCGCGAAGTCGATCAAACGGCCCACGCCCAACTGCTGAATCAACTGAAAGCCGAGCTCTGA
- a CDS encoding F0F1 ATP synthase subunit epsilon, which translates to MATIKVDVVSAEEQIFSGEAKFVALPGETGELGILPGHTPLITRIRPGAVRIEVEGGNDEFVFVAGGILEVQPGAVTVLADTAIRGKDLDAAKAEEARKRAEETLQNAKSDLDLAKAQSELATAMAQLEAIQRLAKIRSRH; encoded by the coding sequence ATGGCAACCATCAAAGTAGACGTCGTCAGCGCGGAAGAGCAGATCTTCTCGGGCGAGGCGAAATTCGTCGCGCTGCCGGGCGAAACGGGTGAGCTGGGTATTCTGCCGGGTCACACGCCGCTGATCACGCGGATTCGTCCGGGTGCGGTGCGCATCGAAGTCGAGGGCGGCAACGACGAATTCGTGTTCGTCGCGGGCGGCATTCTCGAAGTGCAGCCGGGCGCCGTGACGGTGCTCGCCGATACCGCGATCCGCGGCAAGGACCTCGACGCGGCGAAGGCCGAGGAAGCGCGCAAGCGTGCCGAGGAAACGCTGCAGAACGCGAAGTCGGACCTCGACCTCGCAAAGGCGCAATCGGAGCTCGCGACCGCGATGGCGCAGCTCGAGGCGATCCAGCGTCTGGCGAAGATTCGCAGCCGGCACTGA